A window of Pyxidicoccus xibeiensis contains these coding sequences:
- a CDS encoding AAA family ATPase — protein MSQRVPEESLPTELSAFAAVEAAYPAELGRVCEALLRGLPVMIEADKELTPYFYKCLRDRLKKDGKQFLYLDGRAAQEPPPGMPPPSMMATLIGQLRDAVRGAVRERIVVLPHLDLLTTSSGGLTSEAREVIPLLYENPEMVWVGFKDPSFAVPRVIENLFPHKESILGVGRDRLRYLITQRECRKFGRGLLPYTLYKHVSGVNAVRLRRLLGAITGEDYPADPRPAYAQLRTATLTGNLSVPDMDLNADIGGYAKVKERLQREILDVLAHKDTLSDPEAVKRVEGLLPRGMIFWGPPGTGKTLFAKAMASSLGAAVQVVSGPELKSRWVGESEENLRQIFVRARQAAPSIIVFDELDSFAAARGTFTGSGVEHSMVNQLLTEMDGFRKEELVFVVGTTNFMESLDPALLRPGRFEFQLCIPYPNSADRRAILSIYDKKLGLGMTERALDYAVKRTGDLVEGTGTRFSGDHIQALCRALARRRLREAKQTSTEAVDVESALSDFLDRPELTPAEEKVVATHEAGHAVCALFCPHAPAIDRISIRGDLAGSLGHVKYADPAHRYVVTRGQLLDSICMLFGGREAEALLLDDLSLGSAHDLARATEIARELVEELGMGGDGVPVRRFDAPGREADRHALSDSTRSTLEAAVQVVLEEQRTRARDILQREKARLMALRDLLIERKVLDREAFTHLAPAAAAQKKEPAHG, from the coding sequence ATGAGCCAGCGCGTCCCCGAGGAGTCGCTCCCCACCGAGCTGTCGGCCTTCGCCGCCGTGGAGGCCGCCTACCCCGCCGAGCTGGGCCGCGTCTGTGAGGCGCTGCTGCGCGGCCTGCCGGTGATGATTGAGGCCGACAAGGAGCTGACGCCCTACTTCTACAAGTGCCTGCGAGACAGGCTGAAGAAGGACGGCAAGCAGTTCCTCTACCTGGACGGCCGCGCCGCGCAGGAGCCGCCTCCGGGCATGCCCCCGCCCAGCATGATGGCCACGCTCATCGGCCAGCTCCGGGACGCGGTGCGCGGCGCGGTGCGGGAGCGCATCGTCGTGCTGCCCCACCTGGACCTGCTCACCACCAGCAGCGGCGGCCTCACCTCCGAGGCGCGCGAGGTGATTCCACTCCTGTACGAGAACCCCGAGATGGTCTGGGTCGGCTTCAAGGACCCGTCCTTCGCGGTGCCCCGCGTCATCGAGAACCTCTTCCCGCACAAGGAGAGCATCCTCGGCGTGGGGCGCGACCGTCTGCGCTACCTCATCACCCAGCGCGAGTGCCGCAAGTTCGGCCGGGGCCTGCTGCCGTACACGCTCTACAAGCACGTCTCTGGCGTCAACGCCGTGCGCCTGCGCCGGCTGCTGGGCGCGATTACGGGCGAGGACTACCCCGCGGACCCGAGGCCCGCGTACGCGCAACTGCGCACCGCCACGCTCACCGGCAACCTCAGCGTGCCGGACATGGACCTGAACGCGGACATCGGCGGCTACGCCAAGGTGAAGGAGCGGCTCCAGCGCGAGATTCTGGACGTGCTCGCGCACAAGGACACGCTGAGCGACCCCGAAGCGGTGAAGCGCGTGGAGGGGCTGCTGCCGCGCGGGATGATTTTCTGGGGCCCGCCGGGCACCGGCAAGACGCTGTTCGCCAAGGCCATGGCGTCCTCGCTGGGCGCGGCGGTGCAGGTGGTGAGCGGCCCGGAGCTGAAGAGCCGCTGGGTGGGCGAGAGCGAGGAGAACCTGCGGCAGATCTTCGTGCGTGCCCGGCAGGCCGCGCCCAGCATCATCGTCTTCGACGAGCTGGACTCCTTCGCCGCCGCGCGTGGGACCTTCACCGGCTCCGGCGTGGAGCACTCCATGGTGAACCAGCTCCTCACGGAGATGGACGGCTTCCGCAAGGAGGAGCTGGTCTTCGTGGTGGGCACCACCAACTTCATGGAGTCGCTGGACCCGGCGCTCCTGCGGCCCGGCCGCTTCGAGTTCCAGCTGTGCATCCCCTACCCCAACAGCGCGGACCGCCGCGCCATCCTGTCCATCTACGACAAGAAGCTGGGCCTGGGCATGACGGAGCGCGCCCTGGACTACGCGGTGAAGCGCACGGGCGACCTGGTGGAGGGCACCGGCACGCGCTTCTCCGGCGACCACATCCAGGCGCTGTGCCGCGCCCTGGCCCGGCGCCGGCTGCGCGAAGCAAAGCAGACATCCACCGAGGCGGTGGACGTGGAGAGCGCCCTCTCCGACTTCCTCGACCGGCCGGAGCTCACGCCCGCGGAGGAGAAGGTGGTGGCCACGCACGAGGCCGGCCACGCGGTGTGCGCTCTCTTCTGCCCGCATGCGCCCGCCATCGACCGCATCAGCATCCGCGGGGACCTGGCCGGCTCGCTGGGCCACGTGAAGTACGCGGACCCGGCGCACCGCTACGTCGTCACGCGCGGGCAGCTGCTGGACAGCATCTGCATGCTCTTCGGAGGCCGCGAGGCGGAGGCGCTGCTGCTGGACGACCTGTCCCTGGGCAGCGCGCACGACCTCGCCCGTGCCACGGAGATTGCCCGCGAGCTGGTGGAGGAGCTGGGCATGGGCGGCGACGGGGTGCCGGTGCGGCGCTTCGATGCTCCAGGACGCGAGGCCGACCGGCACGCCCTCTCCGACTCCACGCGCAGCACGTTGGAGGCCGCGGTGCAGGTGGTGCTGGAGGAGCAGCGTACCCGGGCGCGCGACATCCTCCAGCGTGAGAAGGCGCGGCTCATGGCGCTGCGGGACTTGCTCATCGAACGCAAGGTGTTGGACCGCGAGGCCTTCACCCACCTGGCGCCCGCCGCGGCGGCGCAGAAGAAGGAGCCCGCCCATGGCTAG
- a CDS encoding FAD-binding oxidoreductase yields MEQLRAQLRGGLVRPGDADYEEACRIYNAMIRKRPALIARCTDVADVIATVNLAREQGLTLAIRGGGHNGGGLGLCDEGVVVDLSRMRGVRVDPNARTVRVSGGSVWGDVDHATHAFGLAVPSGIISTTGVAGLTLGGGIGHLSRRFGLTVDSLLSVDLVLADGRFVTASAEQHPDLFWAVRGGGGNFGVVTSFQFRAHPVDTIIGGPTLWPLERTTEVMQWYREFLPAAPEELNGFFAFMTVPPVAPFPKELHLKKMCAVVWCYTGDPARADEVFAPVRALSPALHGVHPMPFPVLQSVFDGLYPPGLQWYWRADFVRELKDEAIARHAEFAERLPTMHSTMHLYPIDGAVHRVAPGDTAFSYRDARWAEVIVGVDPSPEKAQAITTWAKEYWDALHPYSEAGAYVNFMMDEGQERVQATYRDNYARLVQVKDRYDPDNLFHVNQNILPTARGPAMPKA; encoded by the coding sequence GTGGAACAACTCAGAGCCCAGCTGCGCGGTGGGCTCGTCCGGCCGGGAGACGCTGACTACGAAGAGGCCTGCCGCATCTACAACGCCATGATTCGCAAGCGCCCGGCGCTCATCGCCCGGTGCACCGACGTGGCGGATGTCATCGCCACCGTCAACCTCGCCCGCGAGCAGGGGCTCACCCTCGCCATCCGTGGCGGCGGTCATAACGGCGGCGGGCTCGGCCTGTGCGACGAAGGCGTGGTCGTGGACCTGTCCCGCATGCGAGGCGTCCGGGTGGACCCGAACGCGCGCACGGTGCGCGTCTCGGGCGGCAGTGTCTGGGGGGATGTGGACCACGCCACCCATGCCTTCGGCCTCGCCGTCCCCTCGGGCATCATCTCCACCACGGGCGTGGCCGGCCTCACGCTGGGCGGAGGCATCGGCCATCTCTCGCGCCGCTTCGGCCTCACCGTCGACAGCCTGCTCTCCGTGGACCTGGTGCTCGCGGACGGGCGCTTCGTCACCGCGAGCGCCGAGCAGCACCCGGACCTGTTCTGGGCCGTGCGCGGTGGTGGCGGCAACTTCGGTGTCGTCACCTCCTTCCAGTTCCGAGCCCACCCGGTGGACACCATCATCGGCGGCCCCACCCTCTGGCCCCTGGAGCGCACCACGGAGGTGATGCAGTGGTACCGCGAGTTCCTCCCCGCCGCACCCGAGGAGCTCAACGGCTTCTTCGCCTTCATGACCGTCCCGCCCGTGGCCCCGTTCCCCAAGGAGCTGCACCTGAAGAAGATGTGCGCGGTGGTGTGGTGCTACACCGGGGACCCGGCGCGCGCGGATGAGGTGTTCGCGCCGGTGCGCGCGCTCTCCCCAGCGCTGCATGGCGTGCACCCCATGCCCTTCCCCGTCCTGCAGAGCGTCTTCGATGGGCTCTACCCACCGGGCCTGCAGTGGTACTGGCGCGCGGACTTCGTGCGGGAGCTGAAGGACGAGGCCATCGCCCGGCACGCGGAGTTCGCCGAGCGGCTGCCGACGATGCACTCCACCATGCACCTGTATCCCATCGACGGGGCGGTGCACCGGGTGGCGCCCGGAGACACCGCGTTCAGCTACCGGGATGCACGCTGGGCCGAGGTCATCGTCGGCGTGGACCCCTCGCCGGAAAAGGCACAGGCAATCACCACCTGGGCGAAGGAGTACTGGGACGCGCTGCACCCCTACTCAGAGGCCGGCGCCTACGTGAACTTCATGATGGACGAGGGCCAGGAGCGGGTGCAGGCGACGTACCGGGACAACTACGCCCGGCTGGTGCAGGTGAAGGACCGCTACGACCCGGACAACCTCTTCCATGTGAACCAGAACATCCTCCCCACGGCCAGGGGCCCGGCCATGCCGAAGGCCTGA
- a CDS encoding thioredoxin domain-containing protein, producing MHERGEVPLFRLEAASGPPRGTLDAWQRRDMLVALLHPGCDVCQALHRALQERAPGLRKEEAEVMTVVPPGREGVPVPPGALVDVEGRVSYALAEVFGGQGRLGVASRFGGLYAAVDLHSGTPQRVLDEALAWLDLAQRQCGECQAPLAWD from the coding sequence ATGCACGAGCGAGGCGAGGTCCCCCTGTTCCGGCTCGAGGCGGCAAGCGGCCCTCCGCGTGGCACGCTGGACGCGTGGCAGCGGCGCGACATGCTGGTGGCCCTGCTGCACCCCGGCTGTGACGTGTGCCAGGCGCTGCACCGGGCGCTCCAGGAGCGCGCTCCGGGGCTGCGCAAGGAGGAGGCCGAGGTGATGACGGTGGTGCCCCCGGGACGTGAGGGCGTGCCGGTGCCTCCGGGGGCCCTGGTGGACGTGGAGGGCCGGGTGTCCTACGCGCTGGCGGAGGTCTTCGGAGGCCAGGGCCGCCTCGGCGTGGCCAGCCGCTTCGGCGGGCTGTACGCGGCGGTGGACCTCCACTCCGGCACCCCGCAGCGCGTGCTGGACGAGGCGCTGGCGTGGCTGGACCTGGCGCAGCGGCAGTGCGGCGAGTGTCAGGCCCCGCTGGCCTGGGACTGA
- a CDS encoding phosphatidylinositol-specific phospholipase C domain-containing protein, whose translation MSPYPRPAVRPRDAALFLVLGLLTLALPASAGGRYYNHSGSIETSHPSWMAAFPDSTSLAAMSLPGTHDTMAFTNAGGDLTQTQSLNLRAQLDAGIRALDIRCRHIDNAFAIHHGVVYLNVNFTDVLNTAIQFLNANPRETLVMRVKKEHTEENVTRTFAQTFEWYRDQPAFSPYIWRGSHVPTLGEARGKIVILDDFAGGAYGIRWSALDLQDDWTVSTVFDIDDKWNKVRAHLERTNTGSPSTLYVNFLSGSSAGAFPYVVAGGAGSVARGVNDFAIDYLVGANVQRAGILMMDFPGAGLVDAILALNYRLLPASSSLPADLSTIFRNISYTLGGNAENRWNGVHAFVHNAAPGRNWHVMALKQSWGAWMNYDGTFLQSDSMDGYTHLAFTSRTVTSAVSRSYLEGYVNGQLSSLSGSSADRATQLFNRVKARFPFQSWSVVVKQAPGGLSNWAYSDYGMAAKLTLGDYTYAVQGYSAQDGVYLYEHVNFEGNVLRLTSNVAHLGSVGFDDSLSSIRILGPYLATFCEHPDLTGRCFSTSTQLSNVGSAWNDVVTSVAIQR comes from the coding sequence ATGAGCCCCTACCCCCGCCCCGCCGTACGCCCGCGAGACGCGGCGCTGTTCCTCGTCCTCGGGCTGCTCACCCTGGCCCTGCCCGCTTCCGCGGGCGGGCGCTACTACAACCACTCGGGCAGCATCGAGACGAGCCACCCGAGCTGGATGGCCGCGTTCCCGGACTCGACGAGCCTCGCGGCCATGTCCCTGCCCGGAACGCACGACACCATGGCGTTCACCAACGCAGGAGGAGACCTGACCCAGACGCAGTCCCTGAACCTGCGCGCCCAGCTCGACGCGGGCATCCGGGCGCTCGACATCCGCTGCCGCCACATCGACAACGCCTTCGCCATCCACCACGGCGTCGTCTACCTGAACGTCAACTTCACGGATGTCCTGAACACCGCCATCCAGTTCCTGAACGCGAACCCTCGCGAGACGCTCGTGATGCGCGTGAAGAAGGAGCATACGGAGGAGAACGTCACGCGGACCTTCGCCCAGACCTTCGAGTGGTACCGGGACCAGCCCGCCTTCTCGCCGTACATCTGGAGGGGGAGCCACGTCCCCACCCTGGGAGAGGCGCGCGGGAAGATCGTCATCCTGGACGACTTCGCTGGCGGCGCCTACGGCATCCGCTGGTCGGCCCTGGACCTCCAGGATGACTGGACCGTGTCCACCGTCTTCGACATCGACGACAAGTGGAACAAGGTCCGCGCCCACCTGGAGAGGACGAACACGGGCTCCCCGTCCACGCTGTATGTGAACTTCCTGAGTGGCTCGTCCGCGGGGGCCTTCCCCTACGTGGTGGCGGGCGGAGCGGGCTCGGTGGCCCGCGGCGTCAATGACTTCGCTATCGACTACCTGGTGGGCGCCAACGTCCAGCGTGCGGGAATCCTGATGATGGACTTTCCTGGCGCGGGGCTCGTCGACGCCATCCTGGCCCTCAACTACCGGCTGCTGCCCGCCTCGAGCAGCCTGCCCGCCGACCTCTCCACCATCTTCAGGAACATCTCCTACACCCTCGGGGGCAATGCCGAGAACCGCTGGAACGGAGTGCATGCCTTCGTCCACAACGCCGCGCCCGGACGGAACTGGCATGTGATGGCCCTGAAGCAGAGCTGGGGAGCCTGGATGAACTACGACGGGACCTTCCTCCAGTCTGACTCCATGGATGGCTACACCCACCTCGCCTTCACCTCGCGCACGGTGACGAGCGCGGTCAGCAGGAGCTACCTGGAGGGCTACGTGAATGGGCAGCTGTCCAGCCTGTCGGGGAGCTCGGCGGACCGGGCCACCCAGCTCTTCAACCGGGTGAAGGCACGCTTCCCCTTCCAGAGCTGGTCCGTGGTGGTGAAGCAGGCCCCCGGCGGGCTGAGCAACTGGGCGTACTCGGACTACGGGATGGCCGCCAAGCTCACGCTGGGCGACTACACCTACGCCGTCCAGGGGTACTCCGCGCAGGACGGTGTGTACCTCTACGAGCACGTGAACTTCGAGGGCAACGTGCTGCGCCTGACCTCGAACGTGGCCCACCTCGGGAGCGTCGGCTTCGACGACAGCCTGTCCTCCATCCGCATCCTGGGCCCTTACCTGGCGACCTTCTGCGAGCACCCCGACCTGACCGGCCGCTGCTTCAGCACGTCCACCCAGCTGAGCAACGTGGGCAGCGCCTGGAATGACGTGGTCACCTCCGTGGCGATTCAGCGGTAG
- a CDS encoding iron ABC transporter ATP-binding protein: MIEAKNVTKRYGDTLVVDGVSLRLPVGGITSIIGPNGAGKSTLLSMVSRVLPMSSGTVLVDGLDVTTTSGDVLAKRLAILRQDNHLTARLTVRELVTFGRYPHSKGRPTVQDREHVERAIEHMGLGALAERFLDELSGGQRQRAFVAMVLCQDTDYVLLDEPLNGLDLKHAVGMMKQLRHAADVLGKSVVLVLHDINFASCYSDHIIAMRDGKVAFQGRAEDIMRSEVLRAVYELDITIQRIDGDWIATHYR, translated from the coding sequence ATGATCGAGGCGAAGAACGTCACCAAGCGCTACGGCGACACGCTCGTGGTGGACGGCGTCAGCCTGCGGCTTCCGGTGGGCGGCATCACCTCCATCATCGGACCCAATGGGGCCGGCAAGTCGACCCTGCTGTCGATGGTGAGCCGGGTGCTGCCCATGTCGTCGGGGACGGTGCTGGTGGACGGCCTGGACGTCACCACCACGTCCGGGGACGTGCTCGCCAAGAGGCTGGCCATCCTGCGTCAGGACAACCACCTCACCGCGCGGCTGACGGTGCGGGAGCTGGTGACGTTCGGCCGCTATCCGCACTCCAAGGGACGGCCGACGGTGCAGGACCGGGAGCACGTGGAGCGGGCCATCGAGCACATGGGGCTCGGGGCGCTGGCGGAGCGGTTCCTGGACGAGCTGTCGGGCGGCCAGCGCCAGCGGGCCTTCGTGGCGATGGTGCTCTGTCAGGACACGGACTACGTGCTGCTGGACGAGCCGCTCAATGGCCTGGACCTGAAGCACGCGGTGGGCATGATGAAGCAGCTGAGGCATGCAGCCGACGTGCTCGGAAAGAGCGTCGTGCTGGTGCTGCACGACATCAACTTCGCGTCCTGCTACTCCGACCACATCATCGCGATGCGCGACGGGAAGGTGGCGTTCCAGGGGCGCGCGGAGGACATCATGCGTTCCGAGGTCCTCCGCGCCGTCTACGAGCTGGACATCACCATCCAGCGGATTGATGGCGACTGGATTGCCACGCACTACCGCTGA
- a CDS encoding iron chelate uptake ABC transporter family permease subunit, which translates to MSASASAGVARPERTLLVLGGVTLACAALFMLVDAGGQWDFILPFRARKLATAVLVGYAIAVSTVLFQTVTGNRVLTPAIMGFDYLYVLIQTCLVFVLGSTTVAGLDPWLLFGVEVTLMVIFSALVNGWLFGVVQGSVHLLLLIGVVLGVLFRSLASFLQRVIEPNEFVFLQDRFFASFNDPEHGLLLVAGGLTLGATVLGFRLLRACDVLVLGREVAINLGVDYSRTVAWVLALVAVLVSVSTALVGPVTFLGLLVANLAYSVTNTYRHALVLPAAALIAAIALVSGQFVLERVFGLDTNPRVIIEFLGGLVFLALLMRKATR; encoded by the coding sequence GTGTCGGCTAGCGCCAGCGCAGGGGTCGCCAGGCCCGAGCGCACGCTGCTGGTGCTCGGAGGCGTGACGCTGGCCTGCGCCGCCCTGTTCATGCTCGTCGACGCGGGCGGCCAGTGGGACTTCATTCTGCCGTTCCGGGCGCGGAAGCTCGCGACCGCGGTGCTGGTCGGCTACGCCATCGCGGTGTCCACGGTGCTGTTCCAGACGGTGACGGGCAACCGCGTGCTGACGCCCGCCATCATGGGGTTCGACTACCTCTACGTGCTCATCCAGACGTGCCTGGTCTTCGTCCTCGGGTCCACCACGGTGGCGGGGCTGGACCCATGGCTCCTATTCGGCGTGGAGGTCACCCTGATGGTGATCTTCTCCGCGCTGGTGAACGGGTGGCTGTTCGGCGTCGTCCAGGGCAGCGTCCACCTGCTGCTGCTCATCGGCGTGGTCCTGGGCGTGTTGTTCCGGAGCCTGGCGAGCTTCCTCCAGCGCGTCATCGAGCCCAACGAGTTCGTCTTCCTGCAGGACCGGTTCTTCGCGAGCTTCAACGACCCCGAGCACGGGCTGCTGCTCGTCGCAGGAGGGCTGACGCTGGGCGCCACGGTGCTGGGCTTCCGGCTGCTGCGGGCCTGCGACGTCCTGGTGCTGGGCCGGGAGGTGGCCATCAACCTGGGTGTGGACTACTCGAGGACGGTGGCGTGGGTCCTGGCCCTGGTGGCGGTCCTGGTCTCGGTGTCGACGGCCCTGGTGGGCCCCGTGACGTTCCTCGGCCTCCTGGTCGCCAACCTCGCCTATTCCGTGACGAACACGTACCGGCATGCGCTCGTCCTGCCCGCCGCCGCGCTCATCGCCGCCATTGCCCTGGTCTCAGGGCAGTTCGTCCTGGAGCGGGTCTTCGGGCTCGACACCAACCCGCGGGTCATCATCGAGTTCCTGGGGGGCCTGGTGTTCCTCGCGCTGCTCATGAGAAAGGCCACGAGATGA
- a CDS encoding ABC transporter permease, with product MTRPLIAAVVLAVLAGVSLLIGASHVSWDAVFSPGPDDRAVQVLVISRVPRMFAIMLAGTSLGVAGLLMQMIARNRFVEPTTAGTAESASLGLLAATLLAPGLPVLGKMLVATLFALGGTALFLLVLRRLPLRSALLVPVVGLVLGSIIDSATTFFAYRYDLLQSVNAWTTGDFSTVLRGRYELLWVTLGLTCVAYVAADRFTVAGMGETFTTNLGLNYPRIIALGLVIVALVTAMVVVTVGMIPFLGLIVPNLVTRLMGDNARRSIPWVAVTGAGFVLLCDIIGRVVRHPYEIPGGTIAGVIGSVLFLYLLLRRGARVG from the coding sequence GTGACGCGTCCGCTCATCGCCGCGGTCGTCCTCGCCGTGCTGGCCGGGGTCAGCCTCCTCATCGGCGCCAGTCACGTGTCGTGGGACGCCGTGTTCTCCCCCGGCCCGGATGACCGTGCCGTGCAGGTGCTGGTCATCAGCCGCGTGCCGCGCATGTTCGCCATCATGCTGGCGGGCACGTCGCTAGGGGTGGCGGGCCTGCTCATGCAGATGATTGCGCGCAACCGCTTCGTGGAGCCCACCACGGCGGGGACGGCGGAGTCCGCGAGCCTCGGCCTGCTGGCCGCCACCCTGCTGGCCCCGGGCCTGCCGGTGCTCGGGAAGATGCTGGTCGCCACGCTCTTCGCCCTGGGGGGAACGGCGCTGTTCCTGCTCGTGCTGCGGCGCCTTCCGCTGCGCTCGGCGCTGCTCGTCCCGGTGGTGGGGCTCGTCCTGGGGAGCATCATCGACTCGGCGACGACGTTCTTCGCGTACCGGTACGACCTGCTGCAGTCCGTCAACGCGTGGACCACGGGCGACTTCTCCACCGTCCTGCGCGGGCGGTACGAGCTGCTCTGGGTGACGCTGGGGCTGACCTGTGTCGCGTACGTCGCCGCCGACCGCTTCACGGTGGCGGGCATGGGAGAGACGTTCACCACCAACCTCGGGCTGAACTACCCGCGCATCATCGCGCTCGGGCTCGTCATCGTCGCCCTGGTCACCGCGATGGTCGTCGTCACCGTGGGGATGATTCCGTTCCTGGGCCTCATCGTGCCCAACCTCGTCACCCGGCTCATGGGCGACAACGCGCGCCGCTCCATTCCCTGGGTCGCGGTGACCGGCGCCGGGTTCGTGCTGCTGTGCGACATCATCGGGCGCGTGGTGCGCCACCCCTACGAGATTCCGGGAGGCACAATCGCTGGCGTCATCGGCAGCGTCCTCTTCCTGTACCTCCTGCTGAGGAGGGGCGCCCGTGTCGGCTAG
- a CDS encoding siderophore ABC transporter substrate-binding protein, which yields MSRPDRRSLPLVAILSALVVLAVVWVGVKFQRPSAPEAPEAQAGASPPAAAEGRTVSHAQGTTVVPLNPRRVIAFDLVALDILQALEVDVLGVAGDQFPEHLARYRDAKYLRMGTLFEPDYEAIHAARPDLIITGGRSSAKYANLSRLAPTVDLPMSGKDYLATVVANTELLAGIFGKEAKAQALVAELRQSIATLKETTAGRGRGLVVLVTGGRMSAYGPGSRFGVIHDDFGIPVAAEGLNPSLHGEVIGSEFIREKNPDWLFVIDRDAAMGQPGGGGARQVLDNELVHQTSAWQKGQVVYLDPGTSYLAGGGIQAVRHMRDQVASAYARAGSSGTPTP from the coding sequence GTGAGCAGACCTGACCGTCGTTCCCTTCCTCTCGTCGCGATTCTCTCCGCCCTCGTCGTGCTGGCCGTGGTGTGGGTGGGCGTGAAGTTCCAGCGTCCTTCCGCTCCCGAGGCTCCCGAGGCCCAGGCCGGTGCGAGCCCTCCGGCCGCCGCGGAGGGCCGCACGGTCTCCCATGCCCAGGGCACCACCGTCGTCCCGCTCAATCCCCGAAGGGTCATCGCCTTCGACCTGGTGGCCCTGGACATCCTCCAGGCCCTGGAGGTGGACGTCCTCGGCGTCGCGGGGGACCAGTTTCCCGAGCACCTCGCGCGGTACCGCGACGCGAAGTACCTGCGCATGGGGACGCTGTTCGAGCCCGACTACGAGGCCATCCACGCCGCGCGCCCGGACCTCATCATCACCGGCGGCCGCTCCAGCGCGAAGTACGCGAACCTCTCCCGCCTCGCGCCCACCGTCGACCTGCCGATGAGCGGGAAGGACTACCTGGCCACGGTGGTCGCCAACACGGAACTGCTGGCCGGCATCTTCGGCAAGGAAGCGAAGGCCCAGGCCCTGGTGGCGGAGCTGCGCCAGTCCATTGCAACGCTCAAGGAGACGACGGCGGGCCGGGGGCGGGGGCTGGTGGTGCTCGTCACCGGCGGCCGCATGAGCGCCTATGGCCCGGGCTCGCGCTTCGGCGTCATCCACGACGACTTCGGCATCCCCGTTGCCGCCGAGGGGCTCAACCCGTCGCTGCACGGCGAGGTCATCGGCTCGGAGTTCATCCGCGAGAAGAACCCCGACTGGCTCTTCGTCATCGACCGCGACGCGGCCATGGGCCAGCCGGGAGGAGGCGGCGCCCGCCAGGTGCTGGACAACGAGCTGGTCCACCAGACCTCGGCCTGGCAGAAGGGGCAGGTCGTCTACCTGGACCCGGGGACGTCCTACCTCGCCGGCGGCGGCATCCAGGCAGTCAGGCACATGCGTGACCAGGTCGCGAGCGCCTATGCGCGCGCGGGCTCGTCAGGCACACCGACGCCGTGA